Within the bacterium genome, the region GCCACCGCGCTTTCACGCCATGGCAAATTATTAAGTTCGTCTATGCTCAAGAATAAGTTCATATAGTCAATCCGTTGTCAGTTCGAAGAATTGTACCTTAAAGCCATTAGGTGGTTTGAGCTGGGGGATTGAAAACTACTACTGGTTGAGCATGATCATTTGAGGGGATCGCGATGGCGAGTAATTCTGCCTCGTACACCAGAGGAATTGGCTTAGTTGTTGGCTCGATATCGGGTGGGAAAGCAATAAAATTGCCGTTCAGGATATGTTCTCGGTCTGATTCATTAACTTGTATAACAGGGCCGCCTGTTGGATAGAGCGCTTTAATGATTCCTATAAGGGATTGTTGGACCGATTCGGGTGTCTGCAAATCGTCCAAAGAGTGCGATTCTTCGACGCAGAAATCGCCGACTCGGGTACGTATTAGCTTTTCCATATGCCCACCTACACCCAGAGCATTTCCGATATCATGGCATAAGGTTCGGACATAGGTTCCGCTGGAGCAAGTGATAATGATTCTTGAAAGAGGAAACTCACCTGATTCGAATAACTTTAACACAATACTCTCAATTGTGACCTCACGAGGTTCACGAACTACTTCGATCCCTTTGCGCGCAAGGTCATAGAGGCGCTGCCCCTCATGATGAACCGCAGAGAACATAGGGGGGATTTGTTTGATTAAACCAATAAAAGATTGCAGAGTCTCTTTAAGCTTGTCCTCAGTGATATGACCTGCCGGAACACGGTTTTGCTCTGTGCCGCTTGCGTCCTGGGTGTTGGTGGTGATATCTAAACGCAACCAACAGTCGTAGACCTTAGGTTCGAGGGTGAGATAGGGGAGGATGCGGGTGGCTCTTCCTATTGCAGCAACTAAGACCCCTTCGGCATCCGGATCAAGTGTGCCGGCGTGACCTATTCGCTTGATGCCGGTTGCCCGGCGTAAGCGATAGACTACGTCATGCGAAGTCATACCGGGGTTTTTGTAGACGTTAACGAATCCATCCATTGCTCAATTGCTTCCAATATTATCCGCTCGGATTCAACCAATGAGGCTTGTAACGAACATCCCGCAGCCAATCGATGACCACCACCTTCAAATCTCTGGGCGATTTCAGATACGCTATAGGGCTCACGAGCACGAAGACTTACCCTGACTCTATTTTCTTTAATTTCTCTCAACAAAGCCACCATCTTTGCCCCACGTATTGAGCGCATATGAGCTATGATCCCCTCTGACTGCTCATCAGATGCACCAGCTTTGTTGAAATCCTCAAGTGAAAGAGTCGACCAAATAATCTCCCCATCTCGAATCGACCGCAGATTTGTCAATCCAATTCCGAGAAGTTTCATAGAGGCCATTGAGCGATTCTCAAAGACCTCTTCGTTAATCTTAACAATATCCGCCCCTGAATCAACAAGGTGCGAGGAGATTTGTAATGCCTTTGGAGTGG harbors:
- the truB gene encoding tRNA pseudouridine(55) synthase TruB — encoded protein: MDGFVNVYKNPGMTSHDVVYRLRRATGIKRIGHAGTLDPDAEGVLVAAIGRATRILPYLTLEPKVYDCWLRLDITTNTQDASGTEQNRVPAGHITEDKLKETLQSFIGLIKQIPPMFSAVHHEGQRLYDLARKGIEVVREPREVTIESIVLKLFESGEFPLSRIIITCSSGTYVRTLCHDIGNALGVGGHMEKLIRTRVGDFCVEESHSLDDLQTPESVQQSLIGIIKALYPTGGPVIQVNESDREHILNGNFIAFPPDIEPTTKPIPLVYEAELLAIAIPSNDHAQPVVVFNPPAQTT